The following proteins come from a genomic window of Megalobrama amblycephala isolate DHTTF-2021 linkage group LG1, ASM1881202v1, whole genome shotgun sequence:
- the LOC125280309 gene encoding gastrula zinc finger protein XlCGF57.1-like isoform X3, producing the protein MVLKKASHELNEREEEKEHYDEHQDFMTGERLTQAKKSSLQKRAQKTGTKTYFTCQQCGQSFTVKGSLKVHMRTHTGEKPFTCQQCGQCFRHKDNLKIHMRIHTGEKPFTCQQCGQSFSQKGNLIAHMRIHNQEKAYTCQQCGKSFTHKVSLEVHMRIHTGEKPHTCKQCGQSFSQKGNLIAHMRIHNQEKPFTCQQCGKSFTHKVSLKVHMRTHTGEKPFTCQQCGKSFSQKGNLIAHIRIHSGEKPYSCQQCGKSFSHKGSLIVHMRIHTGEKPYTCQQCGKSFTHKRKLEIHMRIHTGEKPFTHQQCGQSFIQKGHLTAHMRIHTREKPYTCTLCGNNFTQEKSLRQHMNIHTGEKPFTCGQCGKRFITKGDLKGHMRIHSKNNSFRSRHCGKSRGVKRT; encoded by the coding sequence ATGGTGCTGAAGAAGGCAAGTCATGAACTTAATGAAagggaagaagagaaagaacatTATGATGAACATCAGGATTTCATGACTGGAGAAAGATTGACACAGGCTAAAAAGTCTTCCTTacaaaaaagagctcaaaagacaggaactaaaacttatttcacctgccaacagtgtggacagagttttaCTGTAAAGggaagccttaaagtccacatgagaactcacactggagagaaacctttcacctgccagcAATGTGGACAGTGTTTCAGACATAAAGATAACCTTaaaatccacatgagaattcacactggagagaaaccattcacctgccaacagtgtggacagagtttcagtcaaaaagggAACCTTAtagcccacatgagaattcacaatCAAGAGAAggcttacacctgccaacaatgtggaaagagtttcacacataaaGTAAGCCttgaagtccacatgagaattcacactggagaaaagcctcacacctgcaaacaatgtggacagagtttcagtcaaaaagggAACCTTAtagcccacatgagaattcacaatCAAGAGAAAcccttcacctgccaacagtgtggaaagagtttcacacataaagtaagccttaaagtccacatgagaactcacactggagagaaacctttcacctgccaacagtgtggaaagagtttcagtcagaaAGGAAACCTTATAGCCCACATCAGAATTCAttctggagaaaagccttacagctgtcaacaatgtggaaagagtttcagtcataaaggaagccttatagtccacatgagaattcacactggagagaaaccttacacttgccaacagtgtggaaagagtttcacacataaaAGAAAGCTTgaaatccacatgagaattcacactggagaaaagcctttcaccCACCAgcaatgtggacagagtttcattCAAAAAGGACATCTTAcagcccacatgagaattcacactagagaaaagccttacacctgcactCTGTGCGGGAATAACTTTACACAGGAAAAAAGTCTCAGGCaacacatgaatattcacactggagagaagccttttacatgtggtcagtgtggaaagagattcATAACTAAAGGTGACCTTAAGGgccacatgaggattcactcGAAAAATAACTCTTTTAGAAGTCGTCACTGTGGAaagagcagaggtgtaaagaggacctga